A genome region from Fervidicoccaceae archaeon includes the following:
- a CDS encoding NADP-dependent isocitrate dehydrogenase, translating to MRRIAMDRPIVEMDGDEMARLMWQWVKERLINPFVELKTEYYDLGIKSRDETEDAVTVRAAEAVKRLGVGVKCATITPDPERVLEYGLKREWRSPNATIREMLDGTVFRCPVLVRRVPPAVKTWRRPIVVARHAFGDIYSGVGVKVDEAGEAELVFRGASGREVRARISRLEGPGVLQAYYNLDKSIESFARSTFRYALERRLDVWFAAKHTISKVYDAEFKRVFSEVYEREFRGAFEEAGLKYEYYLIDDAYARAIRSEGGFVWAAKNYDGDVLSDMIAAAFSGSLAMMTSELMSPEGHYVAEAAHGTVRRHYYRYLRGERPSTNPTATILAWARALERRGKLDGLEELVEFSRLLEEAVLKTIDVDGIVTQDLARAAEPPISLVSTEEFIDATRSNLEALLEKRLRL from the coding sequence TTGCGCAGAATAGCCATGGACAGACCCATCGTCGAGATGGACGGAGACGAGATGGCGAGGCTCATGTGGCAATGGGTCAAGGAGAGGCTGATCAATCCCTTCGTTGAGCTGAAGACCGAGTACTACGACTTGGGGATAAAGAGCAGAGACGAGACCGAGGACGCCGTCACGGTTCGAGCGGCGGAGGCAGTCAAGAGGCTCGGAGTCGGCGTGAAGTGCGCTACGATAACCCCCGACCCTGAGAGAGTCCTCGAGTACGGGCTCAAGCGCGAGTGGAGGAGCCCCAATGCCACTATACGAGAGATGCTCGACGGAACCGTATTCAGGTGCCCGGTGCTAGTCCGCAGAGTCCCCCCGGCGGTCAAGACATGGAGGAGACCCATCGTCGTGGCGAGGCACGCCTTCGGAGACATATACTCCGGAGTCGGCGTGAAAGTCGACGAGGCGGGGGAGGCCGAGCTCGTCTTCAGAGGAGCCTCGGGCCGCGAGGTCAGAGCGAGAATTTCTCGCCTCGAGGGGCCCGGAGTGCTACAGGCCTACTACAATCTCGACAAGTCTATTGAGTCTTTCGCGAGGTCCACGTTTAGGTACGCGCTCGAGAGGAGGCTTGACGTGTGGTTCGCGGCCAAGCACACGATATCCAAGGTCTACGACGCCGAGTTCAAGCGCGTATTCTCCGAAGTCTACGAGCGAGAGTTCAGAGGAGCCTTCGAGGAGGCCGGGCTCAAGTACGAGTACTACCTCATCGACGACGCCTACGCCAGAGCGATCAGGTCGGAGGGAGGATTCGTCTGGGCGGCCAAGAACTACGACGGCGATGTGCTCTCCGACATGATCGCAGCGGCTTTCTCGGGGAGCCTAGCCATGATGACCTCCGAGCTCATGTCTCCCGAGGGCCACTACGTGGCCGAGGCGGCCCACGGGACGGTTCGCAGGCACTACTACAGGTACCTGAGGGGCGAGAGGCCCTCGACCAATCCCACGGCCACGATACTAGCTTGGGCCAGAGCGCTCGAGAGGAGGGGAAAACTCGATGGACTGGAGGAGCTAGTCGAATTCTCGAGGCTCCTCGAGGAGGCCGTCCTAAAGACGATAGACGTTGACGGAATCGTTACACAGGATTTGGCCAGAGCGGCCGAGCCCCCGATCTCGCTCGTATCGACCGAGGAATTCATCGATGCGACGAGGTCGAACCTCGAGGCCCTCCTCGAGAAGAGACTCAGGTTGTAG
- a CDS encoding ribosomal protein L13e: MEIPEAVVSSPRAPNRLRPGRGFSPRELEAAGLDAERARRLGLRVDPRRRSLKPENVEALRRLVESSKRGGEGA, from the coding sequence ATGGAGATCCCCGAGGCCGTCGTGTCTTCTCCCCGCGCGCCCAATCGCCTCAGGCCCGGGAGAGGCTTCAGCCCCCGCGAGCTCGAGGCCGCGGGGCTCGACGCGGAGCGCGCGAGGAGACTCGGGCTCCGAGTCGACCCCAGGAGGAGGTCGCTCAAGCCCGAGAACGTCGAGGCTCTCAGGAGGCTCGTGGAGAGCTCGAAGAGAGGAGGAGAGGGCGCTTGA
- a CDS encoding SagB/ThcOx family dehydrogenase produces the protein MEETILLPLPRLRGEISVEEALASRRSVREFSPDPLTVEELSQILWAAYGVSETKWGLRTAPSAGARYPLVVYAVVGRGGVSRGGGESLEPGSYRYDPHAHALKLIKRGDLRADLRRASLDQEWVEEAPVSLAISAIYERTTARYGSRGASRYVPMDLGHLGQNVYLQAVALGLGTVAIGAFRDEEVKRVVGMGPEEVPLYVMPVGRPLRRHVLTPEDLERYYARRRP, from the coding sequence ATGGAGGAAACGATACTGCTCCCGCTGCCCAGGCTCAGAGGCGAGATAAGCGTCGAGGAGGCCCTGGCCTCGAGGAGATCGGTGAGAGAGTTCTCGCCCGACCCCCTCACGGTCGAGGAGCTCTCTCAGATCCTGTGGGCCGCCTACGGAGTGAGCGAGACCAAGTGGGGCCTGAGGACTGCCCCGAGCGCGGGCGCCCGCTACCCGCTCGTCGTCTACGCGGTGGTGGGACGCGGAGGAGTCTCGCGCGGGGGAGGAGAGAGCTTAGAGCCGGGCTCGTACAGATACGATCCCCACGCTCACGCGCTCAAGCTCATCAAGCGAGGAGACCTGAGGGCCGACCTGAGGAGGGCCTCGCTCGACCAGGAGTGGGTCGAGGAGGCCCCCGTCAGCTTGGCCATATCGGCGATATACGAGAGGACCACGGCTAGATACGGCTCGAGGGGGGCATCCAGGTACGTCCCAATGGACCTCGGCCACCTCGGCCAGAACGTCTACCTCCAGGCCGTGGCCTTGGGCTTGGGAACCGTAGCGATCGGGGCTTTCCGCGACGAGGAGGTCAAGAGGGTCGTCGGCATGGGGCCCGAGGAGGTCCCTCTCTACGTTATGCCGGTGGGGAGGCCCCTCAGGAGGCACGTGCTGACGCCCGAGGACCTCGAGAGGTACTACGCTCGTCGTAGACCGTGA